The following is a genomic window from Hemitrygon akajei unplaced genomic scaffold, sHemAka1.3 Scf000058, whole genome shotgun sequence.
atggggaagagtgatcccacaagtggaagggggatgggggtgagagatcgcacaggaggaagggggatgagggagagagatcccgcaggaggaaggggatgggggagagagatcccacaggatgggggatggggacgagagatctcacaggagaaAGGGtgttgtggaagagagatcccacaagaggaagaggatgggggagagagatcccgcaagaggagggGGGAATGGGggtgcgagatcccacaggaggatgggagatgggggtgTGAGTTCCCACGGGAAGAAGGAGCATGGGGAAAAGGCATTCCACTGGAGGATGAGGAAAGGGTAATAGAGAgcctacaggaggaatggggatggcgACAAGATCTCTAATAATCGAAGGGGGATTGGGATAAAAATTCCCACAGGTggattccaagggtaaacgataatcgtacaagacgagaggatgcagaaaatttttgtacgtgtgtgttgggtctgaacagagaTCCAGAGGAGATGCGGCCTCGCTCTCCgtgtatctggtagtgagcaaaATCACGCACTATCAAGGGCAGGGGAACACAATCTCACAAtgttatttctttccttctcactgggacagtctactgacggtctcttgtccctcaccgagaagggggtgtgaatctctgacccacctcctgcagtcagtgtcggtctgggtgtcagtaacattgtcaatggacgtgtcacaggcagcaggaaacacggccattcctgtgatttactgccattaaaccaatggccgttgttcactgatctgatgaagtctccaacatcccttcacaaggaaccacagaaccctcccgtccttggggaattactgaccgatcccctgggcatttgttacaattcttcacaatctgatttatcacagtttaacccaaatccctttacattgTAATGACACAAtagaacagtttcacagttccgaatgagagataaatcaagttacctcaactcctggcacttgtgcaacCCGGGTCCCAGCCTCTgtattccttcacactgaatgtggcagtcctCCAGGTCGAGACGTTTTATTGCAtaacagagtccgatgacatgagacaggacggcgcagtcaatcggggtcagtgtcattccactgaatgaaagtgtttcctcaaatcccagtgcggcctgagtcAGCCagcgattctgagactcaaacaggtagtgcaatgtgttcagaagtctccttttaccagcttcactctctgtgtttccgttctggcgtttaacctcctccttcacccagtcaatcacccggcatattgtttcatgaggaaatggacccagaaactccaccaggccccgagctgtcattgggttggagagaccagcaacaaaatggagaaatacctcaaatcgcccatctgtcttgttgtgggcatcagtgaggaatttcaggatatccccgggatgtggattcaggaattgtgcgactgcagctacaaactcttggatggtgaggtgtgggaatgtgtacactacgctctgggcagaatcctctctctccaaaagctccatcaggaacccggacaggaactgggaaggctgcagactgTAGTTgaccaaatctccatctgtaaacacaaccTTCTTCTCCatcactcctctgaaggccatctgaccaaccctgagtaacacatcacggggcttcccaatctcacggccgtggtttttcaggatgttgtaaatatagtaggagtacagttgggtgatggtcttgggaactcgctgtgggtccctgactctttgtgtgaagaaggggcccagtgccagagcgaggatccagcagtaggaggggttgtagctcatggtgtacaggatctcattctccttcacataattgaaaacagcttcggccaccgtctgatcttcaaaatgtctgatgaaatattccttccgttcctcatcaacaaatcccaggatttcagcccagacactgatatccgccttttccaataaatgtaacacagtgggacgggtggtcaccagcactgaacaccctgggagcagcttgccctggattaaactgtacacaatgtcagacacttcacaccaccactcgggatctgggcactggtgcttgggttctgtatctctccgactgtccgcaaaattgattttgtgtttgaattcatctaaaccatcgaatataaacagtaatccctctgggttcttccagacttctctcaggatattcccaaagtaaggatactgatccagaatcagttccctcaggtttattctacaattaatggtgtttaaatctcggaaattgaaactgaagacaaactggaattgttggtatattttccccatggcccagtcataaacaatcttttgtaccatcgttgttttcccgatccccgggactccggccactgctgctgaactcccagatttggatttactccgggaaatgctgctctggaataactgatcagtacggattttttccagctgtctgcggagttgtttctctctataatcctcatggtctctgcctcttgccagcagctcatgttccaccagtgtccgatctcgaacagtagaaatgaccgtgagctcagcgtatcgatcagccagctggaaaaccttcaccttctccctcatcaggatcgtgttcactctcagggtttcagtttgtgcccgcagagtctccttgtgcttctgttgaacatcttccatgggaacagagaaaataatcaaaatgttaaatggctcatctgacaaagaactttataacggTATTTCAGCATTCAGTGTTTGTGATTACATGAATAAATTGaatgcttccatggatattaggtcagaaagtaaaattctgttcacagacacGGAATTGACAGCAATGGATGTCCCTGAAAATGTCCAATCCTCATGTTCTGGTTCTAGTTATTTGTGAAGGTGAACATCCCccgattgcactttctgaggaagcttaaacaagcatcactccccactaacatcttaactacattctacagaggcgtggttgagagtgtgctgaccttttgcatcacaacctggtactccagctgcagtgctgccgacaaaaaagccttgcagggggtggttaggggagcagagaaggttattggggtctccctaccttctgtccaagacctctttcaatgtcgatgcctccagaagacacggtacatcattaaaaacccctcacaccctctccatgaactgtttgttcttctgccatcaggtaaacgttacaggagcatcaaaactaaaaccacaaggctactgaacagcttcctcccacaggcagtcagactgctaaatagctgctctatctgactctgctttggacacttttaacttgcaccggacacttataacttgatttaaagcgacatgtggctgttgtgttttattatttattgttgtgtttattatttagtgttgcgtttgttatgttatgattgcactgttcctgggaaacgctgtctcattctaccctgcagagctgatgtacggttggaacaacaataaagtttttgaatcttgaatatcctATTGCAGTCCTGACTGCACTCCCgttacaacaacatttcactatatttaaagcattgtttgcCTCATTAACAGAGGATGTTAATGTTGATCTGGTGTGGAActatggagagcaggacactgtgcattttggccaatctgcacactggggagtcacaggtgtccactgctcttgcatcaaaacaggagcagaatacgcgggaaatactcaagtcgggcagcgtctgggggagaatcacagtgaagttgcggatcgataacccatcggaacgacaggaatgaaaatgggtagttttcaatggcagtgatggaggattggtggaAAGATGGAATCTGTGTTAATGGAAGAAGCCACAAACATCTGTCTCAGTGATGTACATCGTgtctgtgggagagggtggtgaagtcttGGCAACTGCTACTCATCAGTCTTGCTGTGGGGGTGTGGGGCTCTGTCTAATGAGGCCTCCGTCTGTCAGAGTAGACCATGGATATCCTGCCCCTGCAAGCCGGGACActccgatatggagaggaagcttctgccgatgtagcaagctccctctttCCAGGCATCTGATGTacacaaaggaacggcagagactgacacagcttggcaccagaggtgtcgcaggagatgccagtctgcgttgaacaccatttaacactgactcagggactccagctccaggcttttcccattgggtttactcccaaactcactggctccatatgaggcctagatcttgtGACATGCCCCACTGTAAAATGGAAAACTTTTCTGAATGCGATCCAAatagatcattacatcacatcggtgcaatgaggttgtacaaggaaaaatggaacagaatagttcagggaaacagtgtttcagttgccgagaaaatgcagtgcaggcagacgatgAGGTAGAAGGCCAAAGGATCATCGGGAGGTCAGCGTTGAGTTTTTTTGGGACTATGTtcctaaactgtagaattcaacaccttaaactacagtactgtgcagaagtctgaggtgtatattaggactgacacattttgtcttttattttctagtttgcactttatcccgttgTGATGCTGTTTGAACGGCATCGTCTGGatgaaaggtgctttataaataaatCATTATtactatcattattattattattattattattattattattattattattattattattattattattattattattattattattattattattattattattattattattattattatcttagcctaaactggtaaaacctgaggtacaggtatagccaagcacactcatgtcTCAATTGATAGGAGATTTCAGACTATTCTCGTGGTGTATAGTGTTATGGGTTTTCGAAGATTTACACAAGTATCGCCGTGTGGGCCTAATTTATTAATACTATTCTGTAAAGCCTTTAGGATGATACCAGTTATTGATATTACGATTGGGATAAATAATACCCTGttcgtgttccatagtctttcatttttccctttcaaTTCAACATATTTCAGGTATTCTTTTTTACTAattcatttctgtaagttatgtgtgtttggaatggctatatatatttaaaaagttgcttttgcttgtttatcctgtaaaattACATCCGAACGCAGATCATGTAttatcctatctgaaataatgatcggacgcagtatgatatgaaggactctaactctaaaagtgGAAGAGGCTTGTACGTTTAGTAAATTATGGTGTTTTTCATCAGTTGTAGTTTAAGCAATGTTTTTGTGAATGTTGTCCGCCATTTTATTCTGCTTGTGCAAGTAATGAGATTCAGTTGAACTACTGCAGGATCTTGTAAAGTCGGATTGTTTGTAGTTTCTCTAATAATTTTCAGGATATATCGTCTTGGACCTATGAGTTGTTCATTCTGTATTATTGATAACTACATGTGTCAACATCCTTGTCCTGTATTGCTACAAtgatcccttctgtttctgggaagaggtctccaactctgagacaggggctcgacgcttccttgtcgacatctaatcGGCTCAGATCGTGTGGATGTCCTCCGTGGGGAGTCAGACTCTTCCACTGGTTAACGTTTTCTACTATTATGATAGTTTCTTCACTTTTATGGGTTATGCTTTCATTTACGTTCAGTGATGTGCACCCCTTATCAGATTTGCATATGCGTGTATGGAGTGCTGAATCTTGCTTGCGTTATGAAAGTATGTCaatagagctaattgtggatttcagaaaaggcgagatgagggaacacgacacaccagtcctcacagagggatctgatgtggaaagagtgagcaattccaaattcctggctgtcaatatctccgaatatctaacctggacccaatatatcgatgcagctacaaagaaggcacaacagtggctatatttcatcaggagt
Proteins encoded in this region:
- the LOC140721626 gene encoding NACHT, LRR and PYD domains-containing protein 12-like; this translates as MWESFLMWRTELPKLDRILREIQELGPDPQEYMNIGQGLSELPTQLIDVQQKHKETLRAQTETLRVNTILMREKVKVFQLADRYAELTVISTVRDRTLVEHELLARGRDHEDYREKQLRRQLEKIRTDQLFQSSISRSKSKSGSSAAVAGVPGIGKTTMVQKIVYDWAMGKIYQQFQFVFSFNFRDLNTINCRINLRELILDQYPYFGNILREVWKNPEGLLFIFDGLDEFKHKINFADSRRDTEPKHQCPDPEWWCEVSDIVYSLIQGKLLPGCSVLVTTRPTVLHLLEKADISVWAEILGFVDEERKEYFIRHFEDQTVAEAVFNYVKENEILYTMSYNPSYCWILALALGPFFTQRVRDPQRVPKTITQLYSYYIYNILKNHGREIGKPRDVLLRVGQMAFRGVMEKKCEGIQRLGPGLHKCQELR